The Zea mays cultivar B73 chromosome 7, Zm-B73-REFERENCE-NAM-5.0, whole genome shotgun sequence DNA segment gggcgtcgattcgcttgacggccggcgaagcgcggcctcccgtctggccttgacggccccgcctcctcctccgttggcgggggagagaacggagcgagcccgaatgttgcttttccaccacgcggggtagacgccgtcgattccgccgccggcgggcgggttgtcggccgccattgtcgtggtcgcacggcggttgaagaagtatcatgtcgtagctgccgtcgaaggacatgaactcgagagccccgaaacgaagcaccgtcccgggccggagaggttgctggagactgcccatctggagcttgacggggagctattcgtcagcacgcagcaggcccctacctggcgcgccaactgtcggcgtttcgagacaggggggtccctaagccgacgagtgagtgtgctgcgtgccccagcccagatgggtcgagcgcgtgggcgagcgcggaggggggagaggcgaggcggccggagccgagcgtgagagaggtggaagtcccgcggccttcgtgttcgtcccgcgcccaggtcaggtgcgcttgcagtaggggggttacaagcgtccacgcgggtgagggaagcgagcggccccaagagagcgcctgtcccgtcctcggtcccgcgcggccaaccttctctgagaaggccctggtccttccttttatagtcgtaaggagaggacccaggtgtacaatggggatgtagcagagtgctacgtgtctagcggagggagagctagtgccctaggtacatgccgatgtggcagccggagagatctgggcatcctgctggcgtgatgtcgtggctatcggtggtgcggcggagcctgatggagggacagctgttggagcggttgagtccctgctgacgttgtcctgctgccgtaagagagctgggggccgccgtcgtcatagagctcgtggagcgccatcattgcccctctggcggagctggccggacgagacgccggtcttgttctccatgacccgagtcgattcggggtagggcgatgatgacgtttcctgttgacgtggcggtctgtgctctaggcagggcgacgtggggtttcctccgaagccgaggttgagtcttgccttcagttgccgtggccgagcctgagccagggggtcgggcgaggcggaagtcgtccggccgaggccagggcggagtccgagccctggggtcgggcgaggcggagtttcgtcgtcttccgggtcttagcctgagtccgagccctggggtcgggcggagcggagttcgccgtcttccgggtcttagcccgagtccgagccctggggtcgggcggagcggagttcgccgtcttccgggtcttagcccgagtccgagccctggagtcgggcggagtggagttcgccgtcttccgggtcttagcctgagtccgagccctggggtcgggcggagcggagttcgccgtcttccgggtcttagcccgagtccgagccctggggtcgggcggagcggagttcgccgtcttccgggtcctagcccgagtccgagccctggggtcgggcggagcggagttcgccgtcttccgggtcctagcccgagtccgagccctggggtcgggcggagcggagttcgccgtcttccgggtcctagcccgagtccgagccctggggtcgggcggagcggagttcgccgtggcgcctttggcaaggcctaattgcctgtcagactcactctgtcgagtggcactgcagtcggagtggcgcaggcggcgctgtccttctgtcagactggccagtggagcggtggagtgacggcggtcacctcggctctgccgggggcgcgtgtcaggatagaggtgtcaggccacctttgcgttaaatgcccctgcaatttggtcagtcggtgtggtgatttagtcaaggttgcttctgagcgaagccaaggccttgggcaagccggtgatgtgtccgccataaaaaggggggcctcgggcgagacggaagtctctcgaggtcggctgccttcggccgaggctaggctcgggtgaagcgcgatcgagtcactcgtgtggactgatccctgacttaatcgtgcccatcaggcctttgcagctttatgctgatgggggttaccagctgagaattaggcgtcttgagggtacccctaattatggtccccgacaaatatacatttaattaagcaccacaaatcacatatttttatacacaaatcataaagacatacacagttaatcagtataccatagtcatagatccatcacataaacacaaaagcaccacaattatatattcacaaaagcatcacaattataatatcattcacaattaGACCATTTACAGATAGCaatcaatgtttacttgttttaatatcacaattataatatcattcacaaaccatgaaataaacatacaagcaatattaaaaagaaataaatcaccatgcaatttagcgatcaatgtttacttgttttaattaatttttagtcactaacatctacaggtacgttcaggctataagagttgatagtgatccttgctctatagcgacccaccgctagtccccgacgacatctatagcgaccaaccataagttgttaaatttctagacttttaacgaccaaccgaccgttgctacaaaagaatttagcgactgaccgtcggtccctaacctttagcaaccaacagttgatacctaataagggtcgctaaagatcaaccgtcgtgtagtgacacACAAAAAAGGACAAAAGGTGCACCATCGAAACAACCCGAACTTTCTTATTAATAAAAGCGACGAAATTATAAAATTTTGAAGTTAAACATGTTTTGGTAAAAAAAAAGTACTAGTCGATCTATctcgaacgaagctgcagaatcgATCACGGCTGGCCGGGTCGATTTTTCTAACCCCATCGCAACAACAAACACTGCAGAAGTCAAAAGGGATGCAAGGATTATTTCTCTCAAGGCACGCATGGCGTGCATGAACAAAGGATCGACTGCCATTAGTCATTAGAgacccctcgctctctctctccaaCTCCACCTGCCGGAGAAAAACGAGTCCAACGCATGCATGCACGTCGTTGCAGCCTTGCAGGTGAAGCCTGGCCATGCACTGCACGGGGAGATCGATGACGCCCCTGTACTTAAACATATCAGCTCAGCATCAGCTGTTTACACGCCCCTAATAAATACTCGTGAAAATATCGTGCTGGCGAGGAGAAGCAATCTCTCGGCCATCGTCACTTGCGGATTAAAATACCCTAAACCTAACCCTCCGCCAACGTCTGCTGATGATCCCATTTGACTGCAGCAGAGATGAACAGATGGAGCAGTAGATTAGTAGCAGCCACGAGACACCACCAGGACCGGTTCGTGTTCGCGGCGACCGACCGACCGACCGACCGGCAGCGACCAGCGAAGAACCTGAACTACAACTACCACAGTAAGGGGCGGAGCCAAGGGGGCCCGGCAGGACCCATGGCCCCGTCCAAAGCTGCGGTATACACATATTTATTCTGTgtagactatatatatatatatatatatatatatatatatatatatatatatatatatatatatatatatatatatatatatatatatatatatatatatatatatatatatatatatatatatatataaaagatcTTGTGCATCATAATTAATTGTAGGTTTAATATAATGATTGGTAATATATGATTCATAACTTTATTTAACATGGCAACCAAAATCTAAAAGAGACAAAGTCCAGAGAAGGTGATCATACGAAGCAACATAATAAGTCCCAACAGTTCAATAGCGTTAATCACCAGAACCACATGTCACAGCTAGGACATCCGCATAGACTACAAAATTAGATCCAAATATGACtagctttattatttttgtattgTTACTGTGACACTACTTTAGTTCAATATATTAATTAGCTAGAAAATAGATTCATATATTAAGATAATTTATAAAGAACTAGAATTCTTATTTTATGTTAAGTACTTAAGTTTAATAATATCATACAATATTTTTTCAGCATATATAATATTGATGAATCGATCAACCGCCTTATACTGTAGCTCCGTCCCGGCACGGCGGCCGGTCCGCGTCGTCAGTCACCGCGCGCGTATAGTAGCCGAGCTAGCCACAGGGCCGGCCGACCGATCCTGTCCCTTTCCGTCTAGAAGAAAAGGAAGAGCCTCGTTCGCACTTGGATGGCAATGGCATGAAGCACAGAAGCGGATGGGATGGGATGGACACTTCCCAATGCCGGTACAGGCATCATCGGCGACGCGGCGGGCCCCGGCTCTTGTCCGGTGCGGCCGTCCCGCTGCTTCAGCTTCACCCCCATCCGGAAAAGGTCCAAACCGACGGGAATTTCACGCGGGGCCCGGGACGCGGACTGGCGCGGATGCCTCTCGCGCGCGGTCCCGACTCCTGCTGCTCGCCTGCCGCCCCGTTCCGTACTTCCGTTCCGATGGGCGCCATCAGGTGATGCCATTTGCCAGTTGCCAGTTGCCGCGGCGCCTGGCCGAATGGGCGAGTTTTTCAGTGGGAAACCGAGAAGCGCAGAGCCGGTCGAGCTGAGTCAGGCAGGCTCCAGGAATCAGCACCCTGTTCGCTCCCTATCTGCGTGTGTGTGTGACTGCTGGCACCGAGCGAATGATCGAGCGATGCATggaaggagagagagagacaCACAAAGAGAAAGATAGGCGTCGTGTGGCCTtttcggcggcggcgcgcgcgtttGTCAAAGCGCCTCTTTTTGCGAGCTGCCGAGTAGTGCCTCTTTTTGCCGGAGCAGGAGGCGCcccgcgacggcgacggcgacggccgaCGGCAACGGAGAGGTGTGCCCGTGTGTTGTGCCGTGCGTCGTGGACACCTCCTAAAGAAAGACCCGGCGAACGCGCGGCGTGGACACCGCCGCGCCACAGCTTGCCAGGTCAGCGGCCGGCCCGCCTCCTCGTACCGTACCGACAAACCGGCAGTGGTTGGTTGGTATTGGTAGTGCATGGTTTGGTTACTACAGAGCCTCCAGCTGAGCTTCGGACGACGCGTTCAGCACTGGCCGGGGCAACGATCTGATCAGCGGTGACTCTTCGATCCGTTCCTACAACTACAACGAGGCTGAACCTTTCCTGCATCCCGTTCCAAATTGCTGCCCTGGCAACTGGCATAATGTGAGcactgcaaaaaaaaaaaactatATAAGCAGAAAATAATAATCAAAACACGCATTACCTACTCTCCAAAAGTCAGACCCCGCGAGGCAGAGAGAGAGGGTAGGTACATAGCAGAGCACGTTCCAAAAACTCATCCACGATATGAAACGAAACAAAGGCCCATCAGAAAATTAAAAAAAATGTCGATAGGCACAAGCCCCTGCAGCACTGGGACGAGGCTCACACTCTGCAACAACGACAGCAATGAATTGTCTAGTAGTGTAGCCTCGCGGCTCGCGGGCAGCGCCTCAACCCCCGACCCAAAACCGACCAGAGCCATCCCCCGTGTGctgccgcgcccgcgcctatatatCCACCGCGCCCCGTGCGTCGAGCTGGCCGCACAGACAATCTACCCCACCACACACACACATCCTCCTCTCAACTCAAGCAGACTCGGATCACCCCACCTTATCGCGCGCGAAGCCTTTCTCCCTTTGTCTCCACTCCCGACCGCGATCGCGCGCGCGGCGTTCGTGGCCACAGACCCAGCAAGCCTTGCACTCGTTGCACCACCAGCCGGCGGCGACCGCGCGATGAGGGCCAGGAAGGCGAAGACGGCGACGTCGTCGTCGTTTTGGAGGTCGCTCCTGGGCGGCTGCctcggcggaggcggcggcggagggCGGGCGGCGGGGGACAGGCAGCGGAAGGTGCGGCCGGGCGGCGGGGGCGGGCGGCTGTCGTTCACGGACCTGAGCGGCGCCGCGGACCAGGACCTGTCGGCGTCGCTGGTGGGCTCCAACCTGCACGTGTTCAGCGTGGCGGAGCTGCGCGAGGCCACGCGCGGCTTCGTCTCCGGCAACTTCCTCGGCGAGGGCGGCTTCGGCCCCGTCTACAGGGGCTTCGTCGCCGACGGCGCCAAGAAGGGGCTCAAGGCGCAGGCCATCGCCGTCAAGCTCTGGGACCCCGAGGGCGCCCAGGGGCACAAGGAGTGGCTGGTACGTCGTCCATCACAGGCGCCCGAATTATACTGCGCCACGTGTGTGCGGCCGGCATGGCATATGCATATGCATATGCAGTGATTAGCAAGCTACGTAGTCCTTCCAGATCGTCATTATAGCAAAGCTTCCTTGgaagaatcgtcgtactatatacACAGTCGTAGTCTCTCTCCAAAACTTGACAATTCCTTAAAGCTTTCTTCTTTCTAGTGCAAAGACCCATCTTGTGCTCAACACAAGCTAGCAGCTGCAACCACATAGCCGGCCAGTTCCCTTGCAAGGATCACTAAACCCAGTTCTTCTCTCTCCTATAACTAAACTACGCCACACGGCCACACCAGTAGTTCCCGGCTTGACACCTGGTGCAGTGCAAGTAGAATAGAAGTAGTGCAACCTTGAGTAATCCCATGCGAAAAGAAAGCTCAATCCTTCCAAGCCACATACACTGCAACCATAGCTGTGTTGCTTGATGGAGAATTTCCTTACCTGCTGACCAAACCTCTCGAAAATACTCGTCAATTCATTTAAAAGATGTTTTGTTTTTTAAAATTTACAGTATATATTTAGATATACACAATATATAAATACATAATAAAAAAATCGCCAATCATATACCAGCTCGATCcaatatacatacatacatacatatatatatatatatatatatatatatatatatatatatatatatatatatatatatatatatatatatatatatatatatatatactacgcACACAAAGTTTGTATCACTACGAGTTCAATAGAAAAAAAGGTAATCGGTCGTACGTGTGTCGTGACGGCACGATCCGGCCTAGCTCCCGCGCGCTGGCATGTCACGGCGGGCAACGGGACGCGGACGTGTGCGGCGGAAGCTGACGCCGAGGCCGCTAGGCCCTAGCGGCCGGGAGTAGCGGCCGGTGGTGGTTGAGCGACCGCGACGGTTCCGGGCTCCGGCGGATAAGTTGGGTGGCCCGTCGCGCGCGACCGAGTACGTACGGGCCGGCGGCGGCCCCGGTCTATCGGGGGGAAGACACTGGCCATGGCACGCGGAGTCTGACGCggtgtttttttttcttcttgtgTCTGGGCGCAGGCGGAGGTGATCTTCCTGGGGCAGCTGCGGCATCCCAACCTGGTGAAGCTGGTGGGCTACTGCTGCGAGGACGAGCACCGCCTGCTCGTCTACGAGTACATGGAGCACGGCAGCCTGGAGAACCACCTCTTCAAACGTGAGTACACACTCCATCTCCATCGTCCATAAGAAATAAGTGGTGACGATGCACTGATTTTCATGTGTTGACCTGGCATACGCATGAGCTGATGATGAGCAAAGCATGATTGGTTAGCAAAGAAAGCCGGGTTCCTACCTACTACTAAACCATTGCAGTACTACGTACTAGCAGTACATAAGCTCACATACGAAACCAGCGCGGCGGAATCATTAGAAAGAATGCTTGTGTGTGCAGGGAAGAGCAGCATTCATTCATTCATTGCACACTAGCTAGCTAGGTTTCCCCTTCCTTGAGCCATCTTCCAAGCTTTGACTAGTAATGGTAGGCTGCTTTGCTTGCCCAAATGCAGGTCTGACCAAGCCAAGATTTGACTGTACTCGCTGCCCAAATGCAGGACGCATGGCGTTGTTATTGTATTATTAGCAGGATGCCGAGCTAGCATTTGACCAGTAATGGTAGGctgcttgcttgcttgcttgcaCAGCACGCAGGATAGGGACAGGGGCTCCCGCGCGGGTCAGAAGCTGGTGAAGTCACGTATAGTTGCTGGATCAATGTCGACGATCACCGGCTGATCCGTTCTTGCCCGTAAGGAAATCGCCCAACGCGTTGACTGCATCCATCTTCGCATTGTTATATACTAGCAGTATCTAGACTCTAGCTGTGGGTTAAACCAAAAAATTTTATAGAGCCAAGGATTAGGTcgtctgtctgtctgtctgtctgtctgtctaTCTGCTGCCACGTACTGCTCCTAAAATCCTGCGGCAATAATACCGATAAATTCTGTCTCTGAATGTGGGATGATGTATGCAGTGCAGAGAACAATAAACATTCCAAAACAATGTAATTCCAAATGGCATTATCATCTCTGCAGAGATTCCTGCCGTGCTGCCCTGGTCGACCCGACTAAACATTGCAGTAGGCGCCGCCAAGGGTTTGGCGTTCCTCCACGACGCCGAGAAGCCGGTCATCTACCGTGACTTCAAGGCCTCCAACATCTTGCTCGACTCGGTGAGTGGTTTTTCAATTTTCCTCTGCGATCGATTAGCCATGCCATGTCATCCTGGTTGACTAAGCTACTTGGGGCTGACGACGATCGAATTGGACGCATCTCCGATCCAGGACTACAAGGCCAAGCTGTCAGACTTCGGGCTGGCCAAGGACGGGCCGGAGGGCGACGACACGCACGTGTCGACGCGCGTGATGGGGACGCACGGCTACGCGGCGCCGGAGTACATCATGACGGGCCACCTCACGGCCAAGAGCGACGTGTACAGCTTCGGCGTGGTGCTGCTGGAGATCCTCACGGGCCGCCGGTCCGTCGACAAGACCCGCCCCAGCCGGGAGCAGAACCTGGTGGACTACGCGCGGCCGTGCCTCAAGGACCCGCTCAGGCTGGGCCGGATCATGGACCCGGCCATGGAGGGCCAGTACTCGCCGCGGGCGGCCCAGAGCGCGGCGCTGGTCGCGTACCGGTGCCTCAGCGCCAGCCCCAAGAACCGGCCGGACATGTCCGCCGTCGTCCGGGCGCTGGAGCCGCTGCTCGACCTCCACGACGACGTGCCCGTGGCGCCCCTGGGCCACGCCGGCCCCGTCGTGCTGTTCGTAGCGGCCGCCGccgaggaggagaagaaggagcggGCCCCGAGGAAGGACGTCCACGTCCACCGGCGCAGGCCCATGTCGCCCAAGGCGAGCCCCAGGAAGCGCCCCGGCACCGGCGCCGGCACCAAGGAGGAGTTCTGGGTGTGGCATCTGCCGGTGCCGGCCGACCATAAGACACGTCCGACCTTGGGCGGCGGCGTTGTGCAAGCGTGTGCGTGAGCCAAGGTGCTATTGGGGCTCAGATTGTGCCTTGGACCAAATTGTTGTGTTTTTCAGTCTGCTGTTACAGTGAGATGAGATGCAGAGTGACTCGAGCAAATTGTACACCGGAAGCCATCGTTCTCTACTCCAGTATACCCTTGTATACGCTTGTATTCAGATGAAGCGACGATGGCAATTCGCAAACGAACAGAAACGTTTGCGTACGTACAGGCCATGGGCATGTGACAAGAGGGTATAAATCATGGAGCAGTGATTGGCTTTTGGCATCATGATTTCTTCTGATTGACTATACTCTCTTGGTGATTTACAAACCAAACAAAACGGTAGTACAAGAAAAATCCTTTTCATGGAGATGTGACGGTTTTTGGATgtaatttcaaaaaaaaaaaagcaAAAAACTTCCTTCTTCGATacccgaatttcttgctccaattgttacaATACCTTTAATCTTATGTGTAATTCAGGTGTAAGAGAGACCTTTTCAGGAGTAGCTGTTATTAGTGTACTCAAAAcagtaggaagaaacagcttagCTACCTGAACACATGAACTGATTCCTAAAACAGACGCCCCTGATTCCTGAACAAACTTTCAGCTGCCTCCAGATGACGTCCGTCGGGAATCTCGACAGGCATTCGC contains these protein-coding regions:
- the LOC103633417 gene encoding serine/threonine-protein kinase RIPK, with product MSIGTSPCSTGTRLTLCNNDSNELSSSVASRLAGSASTPDPKPTRAIPRVLPRPRLYIHRAPCVELAAQTIYPTTHTHPPLNSSRLGSPHLIAREAFLPLSPLPTAIARAAFVATDPASLALVAPPAGGDRAMRARKAKTATSSSFWRSLLGGCLGGGGGGGRAAGDRQRKVRPGGGGGRLSFTDLSGAADQDLSASLVGSNLHVFSVAELREATRGFVSGNFLGEGGFGPVYRGFVADGAKKGLKAQAIAVKLWDPEGAQGHKEWLAEVIFLGQLRHPNLVKLVGYCCEDEHRLLVYEYMEHGSLENHLFKQIPAVLPWSTRLNIAVGAAKGLAFLHDAEKPVIYRDFKASNILLDSDYKAKLSDFGLAKDGPEGDDTHVSTRVMGTHGYAAPEYIMTGHLTAKSDVYSFGVVLLEILTGRRSVDKTRPSREQNLVDYARPCLKDPLRLGRIMDPAMEGQYSPRAAQSAALVAYRCLSASPKNRPDMSAVVRALEPLLDLHDDVPVAPLGHAGPVVLFVAAAAEEEKKERAPRKDVHVHRRRPMSPKASPRKRPGTGAGTKEEFWVWHLPVPADHKTRPTLGGGVVQACA